A window of Rhinolophus ferrumequinum isolate MPI-CBG mRhiFer1 chromosome X, mRhiFer1_v1.p, whole genome shotgun sequence contains these coding sequences:
- the LOC117027325 gene encoding 10 kDa heat shock protein, mitochondrial, with translation MAGQAFRKFLPLFDRVLVERSAAETVTKGGIMLPEKSQGKVLQATVVAVGSGSKGKGGEIQPVSVKVGDKVLLPEYGGTKVVIDDKDYFLFRDGDILGKYVD, from the coding sequence ATGGCAGGACAGGCATTTAGAAAGTTTCTCCCCCTCTTTGACCGAGTATTAGTTGAAAGGAGTGCTGCAGAAACTGTAACCAAGGGAGGCATTATgcttccagaaaaatctcaaggaaaagtATTACAAGCAACAGTAGTAGCTGTTGGATCCGGCTCTAAAGGAAAGGGCGGAGAGATTCAACCAGTTAGCGTGAAAGTTGGAGATAAAGTTCTCCTTCCAGAATATGGAGGCACCAAAGTAGTTATAGATGACAAGGATTATTTCTTGTTTAGAGATGGTGACATTCTTGGAAAGTATGTAGACTGA